Below is a genomic region from Castanea sativa cultivar Marrone di Chiusa Pesio chromosome 2, ASM4071231v1.
AGataatgaattttgttttaaagtACAATTAGTGAAACCTCTTATTGAAGTCTCCTTTATTAAGGATAGCTCTGGCAAGGACCTAACATTTCACAAACATTTAGTTAgggaaaaataatttgaatcaCTTATATCATACTTGTAAAAGATGCACAAGTTGTATGACAACTATGACTCCTCACTCATCTGAAATTTATTCATGAAACTTGGAATATACAAGTTAAGAAAACCCTGCACCTTATCTGAATTTCTCCACTAGTAAAAAGGAGAATAAGCCCGTTAACATCAGAGGAACTGTCAAATGTTGATGCCCAGCAACAAGAAGAGGTTTGAAACTTCTTCTTGTAGTGCACCTTCTTAACTCCCTGAAACAAAGGAGAAGGGAAGGTTAGGTATGATCTTATGTAGTTTCCCAGCTCATTGCATGGATAAATAAAGCACTGGTTACCTGAGTGATGTGTGTTAAAGAATAGACATACACAGCTTTCTCAGAACATAGCAAAACTAACTGCTTTGGTATGGCATCCTCCAATGAATTACGTTTGCTCAGATCTGGAGCATTTGAATCCTGCCCATCTGTGAAGCattcaaatataattatttcGGTCAAATTCTTCAATGTTCTCAAGAGTATATTAACTGGCCATCAAAGAGGTAATACATAAGGATATCAACATGTATGACAGATTTTTTATTGCTGCCAAAAATGAAACCTGAAGCCAATAGCACTTACCCAAGCTCTGCATGAATAGAGCTTTTGAAGGTTTCTTGGGTTGAACTCTGCTAGTGTTTAGCATGTTTCCAGTCTCACTATCTAGAGTCAAGACAGATGAATCCTTTGTACCAACCACTAAAACATTCTTCTCAAAACCGTGTAAAATGCAGTTTTGGAATTCAAGAGAGATGACACCAGTACAAATTTCACTTGCAATGTGGTTTTGATATAATAGAGTAGGTCCTTCTATATCAATTACTGAAACCTGTAAGCAAAATGAGCTGACGTAAGCTAGATTTATGTAACAATTACATAAAACCTGATAATAaacaaaacttaattaaaaaacaatgaaaCTAAACTCTATAGTCTAAACAGTATAGTATTATTAATGTGTAAAGTTGAATACAACAAACACTACAACAGAAAAGTATCAAAATCCGGTTAAAGTAAATATAGAATGTGAGTGTCAGTTGTTAACTTTACAATGTCACACACCCTACTTATTTGCTCCTAACTCAAGAGAAGAGGCAGGAGTTTTTTTTACTCATGTTTTtcagtatttatttattaaaggcGGTGCTTTTTTCAGTAATTAGTTGAAGCTTGTTAATATTATCAATGCCTTGTCTATTAATAACATAATAGTTTTAAAGtcctccataaaaaaaaaaaaaaaaaaaagtccaatatTAACCCTGCTACTTTCTATCAAAATTTGTCTTAAAATACTATCTATTATCGTTAAATACCATATCAAGGCTCTCTAAAATTTGTCAAATTAGTTTAATTGGAAAGATTTGAACTTAAGATCTTCCTTGATCCCACTGCAATCTTTACGATCTTAGTCAGGGCCCAGGGACTTTTCCAACATTCAATTAATTGATACCTAATATCATTACCAATGTCTCTCTTCTTAACATAACTCCAAACCCAGATCACCTTTTTGATCTGTCAATTTGTGCATATCTAATGTGCATGGACGGAACCAGGATTCAAACTTAGGGGAAGCCAAAGTTCTTtattcaagaattttaaaaagttagaaaattaaTACTAAAGGTTGACAATGATgcattattagcattaatttttttttattaatttttttttgtattttttaaaaatcaatagtagATATTGTaatcaagaataaattaatgctaataatgcatcattaaagtaaatttttaaaagacatCAATTGATCCAAGTGAGCGAtagatctttaaaaaaataaaaatttttcatGGATTGAGTTAAAGACACCAACTGATCCAAGTTGCTGGTGACATTAATTGGTGTGTGGATGGAGTGATTAGCAGCACAAGAGTTGTCTCTGTGACTATGGTATAGAGTTACTTGAGAGGGACAAAAAGCTCTCAAATGAGAGGGAGAAATTGGGTAGAGGTTATTatgtttttgtgatttgttttgctaggatttataattgatatatatatattttttaacttagaCCGTgtccaaagaattttttttattatctgaATATGTGAATTGTTTTGTAGATTTTCCTTGTTGTCTGGATTTGTAAATTTTCTAAAtgtttagttaaatttttttcttgatattcttgGGACAACTAGAAAAGGgatgatttgataatttttttcatttttgtttcatgGATCAGCTTGTAAATTGTTTAGGAGAAGGGGGCcaagtatattaattttaaagcCAAAAGgatattttttatgctaatatatatactagggaatttttttcaaaggttgggggggggggggggggcatggcccccTCAGTCCCAAGGTAGTTCCGTCCCTGCTAATGTGGCAACCTAAACTAGATAAAATGAAACTTGCTAGGGAGATGAGTCAATGACATAAATCTGAGTTGAGTATTAAATCTGAGTTGAGTATGCAATCAACAACACAttgacaataaaaataaaaaagtgagagaaaaaagaaattaaacttACATATCCTTGATCAGATCCAACCGCAAGATGTCTTGAACTGCAGCTGATGTTCATAGAAAGCACAGAGCCATTAATCTTTATAAGTTTAACACTATGAATGATGTGATTGTTTCCTTTCTTTGCACTGCCTGTAAAGGAAGGATGAAGTTGTGATTGTCACCAGTGGACATAGATGTGAAGCATAAGAACTTAAAAATTAAGGCAACACTAAACACTTAGTAGTTAAATCATGCACTTAATAATACCTGGGAGTGAAATGAAACTGCTTTCTGTGGCATATGGCTCGGGTTTGAATTTAAAGATGCGAACCTGTGAatcatatatatagtaaaaaccCACACAATTTcctaacattaaaaaattgatcATATACTCAAAATCCATCAACAGCAGCAATTCACCATTCCACTCTGATCTCCAGAAACAAGAAGTTGAGACTTGCCATCAAAATACAATGCTGTCAATGCTATACCACTTAAAGAAAAGTCATTCTCACTCTgcattaaaaaagaataaaagaaagaaaaaagaagtacaATAAGCACAACAGAAAAACATATATCCATTACTTAGCAACATTCTAGTagaaaaatttggaaatttacTGCTTAAAAATCCATCTATGACTAGCTTGCATTTTATAATCCCATTAGAGAAACAAGGACAGTCCCAAGAAGTAGCTAGTCAAAAGATGCAAAATTGActagaaataaaaattgttaattcTTTACTCATTTTTGAGAGCCCCTTTTAGTAGCTCTGTCCTCCAAGCATGCTCTTTATAGAAGTTAATGTTATAGTGAAAAGTCAGAGCAATGGTCATCCAGGCAGCCGTAGGGAAAAAGCTTGGACTGATAAAAtcgaagctaaaaaaaaaagtattcactCATTTCTGTTCAGGTAAACAACGTAAACAATGACTTAAAAATTACCTGCTGCTTTAACGAGAAAACCGGGATGAGAAAGGGACATGATAAATCCCAAAAATTTATGGCTCCATCACTATGTCCAGTTATGTACAAGTTTCTAATCTTCAGAAATCCACTGAAGTGAGCCGAATTCAATTGAATTCCATCTTTCTGTTTTGTCACAGAGGGCAGAAGTGGTGGAATATTTCTTCCCATCACAATGTAATCCTAAATGACAAGAGAAAATATAAGGCCACAACACTCAAGTATTTGATAGTCACAtaaatgtatgaaaaaaaagaatagaatatCTACATAATACTAAGGATAAGAATGGATTCGCGCCTGTGAAGGAAAATTAGAAATTGCACTACCTCATCTGCAGGACTAATCATGCATTGATTGTCTGTGATAAATTTTGCTATAGTTATGCTTGAATCCACAAATGGCATCTTCAACATCAACTCCTTCGGGAGTGAGGGTGGGGACCTAGATTGGCATTGTAGAAGATACTTTTCAATCAAGCAATCATCATAGGCATAAACATGTCCTGATATTCCAAGCAAAAGGAGACAATCTTGCTTATGCTTGCTTTGGTCACTGCTTGAAATGATCTCCATGTCAATACAAGCCTCAGGCAAATGAAGTCCCAGCTTAATTGTGCGAGATTCAGTATGCTCATTCAACAAGACCACCTGCctcatcaaaataaaattttacaatttaatctcaaattatgaCTATAATCCAAGAGCTGGTTGTATATATTGCAGAATTAGCATCAAAATGTAATCTTCATCCAAACAAACCCAAGAAGGGGAAGTTAAGGTGACATTTCATAAAGAATGTTGATCTGCTCACTGTGATACACTCATGTTGATGACTTGGTCTGAAAAATACCAATCCTATCAGACCTTGTGGTGGCACTGAAGGTTTCAAACTACCTCATTcaactaaaaatatttattacaaAACCAATAAAATTCTAACAAATTATTCAGCATACTTCTTGAATATAATTGATGAATAAGTTTTTCAGAAATACAAACTCCCAAGTCTGAAAAATAAGCATACTTGCTTCATTGACATCAATGATATTGCAAGAGTAATTGCCAAATACCTGCAACAAGTTCACTGACACAGAGTTGGAGGCACCCATAACATATAGTCGACTTGCTTTCCCATCTGCATAAGCCCATTTTAATGATGCTATAGGATTTTTCTCTGTCTTGTACCCAagattgagtttgcatataggAACATTTTGAGAACCACGGTTTGATGCTTCAGTACTTGGATTTGCAGTAGAGGGAATACTCCAGATGAAAATCTCTCCATTGCTGTACCCAACAACAACTTTACTTCCAAAAGGGCATGCCCAGCATGCGGAAGTCACTTTCTTTGCTTCATGATATTGTGATTGCAACATATTTCCACCTGTTGTATAAATGGATTTGCTTTCTCTAATATCCCATAATGAAATTAAGCCATCTCTAAATATTATAACAACTCTGCATTGAAACAGATAACATAAGAGAAAAATGAGGCTTTCATAAATTAATCAAGATGAGGAAAAAGCCAGAAAGGTTGGAAAAACTACCTTTTACTTTCAGCTGTTGGTTGAGGTAGTATATGCAGCACAGCATTATCACCAGAAACTTCAGTTACATTCCCTAAACAAGATGATTAAGCAGGTCAgatattacaataaaaaaaatgctttgcaaaaatgtaaagaaataaataaaaaaattatcagacAATTTTGACAACGTCAAATACAAATTAGCCTGTAGTTTACAGCTGTTAGGTTACTATTCTGATTGATcagattctttttctttaaaagtcCTAGGGACAAATTACTTGAACAAGACCAAATTTACATATTAACAGGTACAGTATGCATAGCAGTGTATGCTAGTCTAACACACACCAACTCATAGTAGCAAAAAACTCACAGGAGTACAGAATCATCAATTCAttagaaaaagataaataaatagatCAACACAAAGATTGGACTAAAACGTATCTCACCATGAGAAGCTGAGAGAGGTATGGTGTACTTCATTTGTACTATATGAAATGGTTCTTCATCAAGCTTCAAAACTGATATATTACCATCAGAATATCCAATATATCTGCCAAAAAAGATTAGTTGTTGACTCATAACTTAGTTTGAAACAGTGTAGAATCCCAATTTGAAAGCAATAAACACTTACATAATGAGACTATGTTGCATGACTGTAAAGGAGGTAATTTCTCCCTTACAAACATGCACATGAGATAACAGCTTCTCGTCTATGTCCCAAACCtagtaataatatggtttgcaAATCAATTCCCAAAAATAGTATTACAAAGGCAATGCATAAAACATAGACTGACAGCAGATTTTGATCATTGAAAGCATAACAAAATTGACATGCCCTCTCATCAAACAGAGAAAACTAGCATGATTATAAAAATCAGCAACTAGTCTAGTGAAATAACTTGCCTCAAGGTGATTCTTGGAAGTTGTATTTAGAAGGATGCTGCGGTTCTTCATGAACTGAAGATAAAGATCATGATCGATGTTAGATTATCAATATTCTGAACAACCTGATGGAAATCAATTTTTCAAGACATCGCAAAGAATTAGTACACATGAAAGGAAAAACAGTAAATGAAAGGAAGGAACGCAAGACCTGTAAAAATTTGCTTGGTGATATCTCGTTAGATTCAAGTAAAGCTTGAGTGTTATCTTTTCCAAATAATTTGATTTGGCCATCCCTGAGTGgaagaaatcaaatttcaagtCAGTTATACTTCAACATTTTGAAGAGATAAATATCCATCTATTCAAAATTCATGCAGTGCATAGTGACTAGTTAAAATGATTTAGAATGAAGATTTTAGAGTCAAAGCTATAAAACTACTATGGATGCTaatcatttcatttttataaaatatttaaaataacacCAAATGTTCATATAATTTAGTTATAAAGGCTCATACTATAGAAAGTCTTCATTCTACAACATATTTAAAATGTTGaattcaatcaaataaaataaaaacatgatgaggaaacttaattttttttcccattaaagGTTAATAATCTACTGTCGAAAGAGAGGTTACAATAATCAGCTACAAAGAACTCTAGCCAAGGTTGCAGTGTAATATTCTCTAGTGCCCATTTCACCAATTTAaacatgttagaaatactagaGTTTTAGGCTAGGTAAAAATAACATAGGGCTATAGAAATACATAAGGGCACAACTTTTGTAGCTGAGGCAAGATGAAAAATGAAGACaaaagaaatgaacaaaagaaTTTAGGATTAGAAGGATTGGAAATGGCAACTTACTTTGTAGAAATTGCAAGTATCTTTTGAATGGAGTCATAGGCAAACATAGTAGACCCAGAAGGGATCCCATAATGGAATACCACTCGTGGGTCTACCTCACTTGATTTCAAACCATCTACATTCCCTCCAGGCTGCAACAAAAGCAGCAAAAATGTCAAGCtcaagagagaaaattaaacaaaattttctgcCTGGCTGGCTGGCTGGCTTGTTAATTCTGATTGTCATATTTGATGAATAGGCATtgagttttcagttttagcactTAGCAATCACCTGGCGAATTATTAGAAAAGTACACAACCTCATGGTAAAGGTTTAtgttaaatttcataaataataattttataccAAACTAATTCTTTCAGGCATTTTATActaaggacaaaacttagggaTTCTTAAAATATAGTTAATGCGTTACTACACACCAATAAAACTAAGCGTCTGTTTaggattcgcttattttgctgaaactgaaaactttttgctgaaaatagataaaggtaaaactttttgctgaaaactttttactatagataaaggtaaaagttgaTTAAAATAGTACgttgagacccatgaatagtattaaaaagttgagactcataaatagtattaaaaagttgagacccatgaatagtattaaaaagtgtAGTAGGTCAacgaatagtagcaaaaataagctcaataataaaataatttggcaAAATTAATTATGCCAACAAACACTAAAGCAGCGTATGGATACTGCGTTTCAGAGTTCAGcgtctgcgtttttttttttttttttcctggacagcgcctcttgcactgttcattgtccatgaacagtgTATTTAAGCTTATGAACAGTGCCAAATGCATGaacaataacttttttattattattttttattattttaagttttcagcaaaataagcggtatccaaatggaccctaagtcgccttatataaaaattaatttttcactcAAGTTATGAGCTTAATTTTTCTGGTGATTAAAAATGATTCTCTAAGGTTTTAGAGAAGCTCCCAGAAATTCTGATTCAGCTTTTGTTAGCATAGTAATGTTACTAATGAATAGCGAAGACATAATTTAGCGGCCTGCAAATAAATTGTGCACCCCACCATAGGAGCAGAACTAAACCCAGCAACACTGGCATGGCAGCATTGGCAGAACTCATATTAACCACATCATTCAAATTTCacctaaaaagagaaaagttataaaaattttttttaaaaaaaggctttaaatttaattgaagatTCTGACATTTGGAAAAATTCATTGACCATCAAACTCATTGAGTCTATCCTTTAGATATAAAAAGGACATATTGGGAACTGGGAAGTATCACTCATTCATTGACCACCGCCCATCACGTGGACATGTTGACGGTTTCATTATTTGGATCAACCCATTGACTGGTAATCCATCAGATATACCAAATATTAATCACCAATTGACACCtcatgaatttttattatttaatgtcCCCatcaaaaaaattcttcaaattaggttcttcaaatctctctctctctcaaactgagttcaaattcaaagaaatatttattattttatatttttatgttatatcAATAAGAGTTATTCTGTTATTGACATGTTTacttgtaaatattttataacaattgaTAGTagctttaatatttttatatatacatttactgacaacatatatatatatataactttttattttattttatgaaaattgataagggatttaaattttgaatgttttaattgaaaactctaaaaaaatgtttattttaggataattcgatagttacgAGAGATAATTTGAATCTGAATGTCTTAATTGAAAACTCCCAAAAATGTCAACTAGTGGAGTAAAACTTATATACTACTgctactaataataatatatcaatatcaacaacagcaacaacaacaattattttgtaccatttttctttcatccCAAAAGTCCTTTGACCCTTGGTTTGATTTGCGTTATTGTCTTTTCAAGATTAGAAGcagcttcttctttctttcttttttatcactCTATAACAGATTACTTTaacggaaaaaaaaatacacacacacacacagcagACATAGTTATATGAATACACATAATACATATATACCATTGTCTTTGTGGCCCCATTAATGTAAAATGTGAAGGTTTAAAGTTTAAGCTgatatatcataaaaaatttgaactttttttttgagaaaaaaaaaaattgaacttaagATTTAATTTGTTGCCAAACTCTGTGATTACTtatcagaaaaaaaataaaataaagaagattAAAAATTGGGAAGCAAGATCAGCGGGTCATATATGGTATTTAtgtattaaagaaagaaagcttGATTTGCAGAGCTGACagcaattattttttaaaatgcaggttttcttttgacaaaaaattcAGTAGTAAAGCACAGATGAAGCTAAATCTATGGATCAACAAATTAATACAATGAACTCCAAAGTTTCAGACAGAGAAATCAGTGATCAATCAAACCCACAAAGGTGAAACATTTCACATCAATAATCATGTTGatctttgattccaaaatgaACAAATATAAGAGATCAAGCACAAAGAacagaggaaaaaagaagaagaaacaatcACTCACTAACCTTCTTTGCAGCCTTCTCAACAAGCTTTTTGACAAACATTGGATGATCCAAGAACTTGTTAGTAACCGATGAAGAAAGAGAGTAGTGAAGCCAAACTGTGCTTTGAGATAACCGACGAGAGTTGGAGCAGTTGATTTcagtgtttctttttttgatactaGACTTTGAGAAGTGAGACAACTCGTCCGGTTTTTATGGGGACAAATACGTGACTTAGGATCACTAGGTGTGTACACGTGGAGGTTGATTAGGTGACATAATCCAAACCTTGCTGATATggaaaaaatattcaatttcacttttttttttttaatatgcaaaatttaaatataagtgATAGTTTTATATGAAGATGAACAATTTACCATTCTGAAAGATATTCTGCTTATATTTCATGCTTTTGAAAAGGTTAAAAAGTGCTCTAtgacaataaaaaatagtttagcTGAAATAGCCCATCTTTTTTTAGTAGTAGGAGTTTTAAGGAATTATTACACCTAAGAGTTTAATAGGGTGGTTTAATAGCTTATATGGGCAACAAAAAAagcatttattgcttcatcttGTGTGTGTTAGAGAACTCTAGACTAATCTGCTAAACATAgacaaatttagaatttttatgtttgttttacAAGTATATGATCCTATAATAGGTTTGAGCCCCTCTCGGCtataatatttctaacattaaAATGGTTCAATTCACACCATTCATGTATTATAAatccacaattttaaaaaactataaagcTTTACTTCTTACCATAATACTAAACAGGCACCTTTTGAACCCGAAATTGTCCTAAACTGTTTGACCATCAAACTCCCTATCCATTCATTCGCTAAGCCAAAAAGGCAAAGATGTTAATGGGCTAAAAAAGAACTAGCGAGTGACACATAAAAGCAAagttatatattatttggaccAACCAAACCAGCAGTGACCTTCCTAGGACAAGTCGGACAACAACACGTGGCACAATATATGTCGGTGTGGAGCCTGTAGCTGGTCGTTGGTTGTTAGCAAGGCACGTGGCATAACCGAAAGTGGCTTGCTTGCTTGCTTGATTGTATTTCAATCTTTTGGCTTTTTAGAATTCAATAGTTTATACTCATTCCATTGGACTTCGCTTTTAAGAAAACGATTCGTTCTTCTCTAGCTCTCTCACCAAATAACAAtctttcttcttgttcttttaatttattgattttgCAGAATCATCCACTGTTATGCACCTCTTTAGTAAGGATTTGATGCATCAAAGTTTTATTATGATTTGTGTAAAAAAGTTTGTCTGGTGAGATCAACAtcatatctttttcttcttcttctttttggttgCATAGGTGTCAATGTCATATCGGATCAACCAATACAAATTGCAGAGTGTTCGTTAAGTTATATAGAACCTGTTAGTAATGGACACGTCCTATTGatgttttacattttaaatgGCAAAGGATCTGCTAGTCAATATTATCAATCAAGAAAGTCATttatagtaattaaaaaaaatttcctaggATTCTTTTTGTGAGTTGCTCAACTACTGTACTGTATTGGTAATAATCATTCACACACTATATTTGGTTGTAACTAGGAAagagaagggggaaaaaaaacattggAATAGAAAGGATAAGGAaccagaccaaaaaaaaaaaaaaaagtttttctcttGGACatagtaaggaaaaaaaaaaagaatggaaaacgAAAACGCATCAATCCTTTGtttggttttcaaaaataatggaaaagaaaattaaatgtttttatCTACATACCTTAATATAAGtaattttaagataaaaaatttatcaactcaacttttctatttttttttctatcgttaagagttttgtaacttaattaattgacaattttttgtgCTCCTATTATAAACATTCATAGTTCAAGTTCTTTCTTctctaactatcaaattatgaatataaaaaaaggtATTTATGTTGTTTCTACCCAATTTGGACCTTCAATAAACATGTGAGTATGGTAGAAAACCTCTCCCTCaattaaagtaaatttttttccctctttttttttagaaacaaacacacacagggaggagagagagaatgaaattcTAACTTATAACACATAATCACATCACATAtcaaccaaacactaaaaaacttattccattctctcctctttctttctatcaaaataaaatgtaggatTACCAATtggttgatttttgttttttatttaaataagaaCAGAATTGATTGAGTTTTTTAACAACAGATCTAGTGCAATATGGTTTTCATCATATATAATGTGTGTTTTCAATGAATGAATATGAAGTGTGAtagaaaaagaagtaaaaaatattattgcaaCTTGCACACTTAAAGGATTCTTATAGTAGAACCGAGAGAATATGAGAAGAACAAATCAAAAAGGCATCCGAATCAAACAACAGATAGTGCCCAATATAATTGAAAAGAAGTTGTTGCCATTTCCTCCTCTCTAGTGTCTcccacatcatcatcatcatctcctgCTGTTTTCTCTATTGGGCTGGCCTATAGGCCCAACTATTGAATATACACTGATTTAGTCTTGGTTATGGGCCTCTACAAATGTGAAACATTTTTATCAAACCCAATTCCCAATTAACAGCCGTTTGAAGTTGCTAGTGTCTACCGCATCATCTCCTGCTGTTTTCCTTGGGCTGGGCTATAACCCAACTATTAGTTATAGGAAAACGTTAACAAGCATCGGTACTTGTTAacgtttctttttttgtgtttcactcaaaaaaatgaaaaaaagttgtcaaaaaaattgccaaaaactgaaaaaccgctcaaaagctaaaaaagttactaaaaaattatcttaaagTGTGTTGTTAACGGGTAACTTACGGTACCTGTTAACACAACCCTTAGTTATATGATGTAGTCTTGGTTCGGGCCTATACAAAACTGAAACATTTTTATCAAACCCAAATCCTAATTAATAGCCCTTTGAAGTGTCTTGTTACAATAGATGGCCCACTGATCAATGGCCAGGCTAATATGGGTCCAAATTGAAGTTTTCAACCATCAATTCATTTGATGGGCCACACAAGTTATTAATAGCCATTAGAATCAGAATAAAAAACCTAAGTCCACGTACAGCACAGCCGCCCCCTAATTATGCTGAAAGGTGACCCACAAGGTTCCCTAAAGTCAGTGGGGCCGcctcaacaaaataataatggaGTGCAACTTTTAGCTACAAAGACTTGTCCAGTTGGGAATGAGCCACGTGGAATCTAATCTAAAGGCTTTGGCTAGGATTAGGCCTAGGTGCTAGGCCCCCATTGGAGGACCCAATTAACCAAACAAAGCTATCATGCAGTCACGTATGTATCTCACTTGCACAAaggcttttgagttttgaagcACATGACGAACGCTCTTAGCATCATTAGTTAACGGGTCACTTTACAACCTAAGCCCTACAATAAATAAACACATCTTCATGAGTTGTTGTAAGATAAAAAGAGATGTATACgggtttctttcctttttcctttttttggggaACCACGCtttaaaatatcaaaactttttcGAGAATTCactgtttatttaattttaaagtcTATTTTAGTGTTTGAAAGGCAGCTCCATCCTCCATATGTTGCTTCTCTAATCCATGCTTTGATGCTTGTCTCCTTTGCCTTTCTGCGCAGAGGTcctcaaaaattttaaactcatgAGTAGCCAACTCTCCTCTTACATCAACTCCCTAATgtatatactttttttcttttgattggcCTAATATATATACTTGTATCTTAGGCAATGGTGATTATgaattaagtaattaaattgatagaaaataaCTGTATATCTAtagtacaatatatatatatatatataagtttagttacaaaattggttgtagtttaAGACCGCAACCTTACTCGATATCTTTTAattggagatgaattttgacaaatccaccattgaattacatatttttcttataacctctatgcttgcaaaatttctagaaaattaaagattaatagtcatgctatcaataaattgttcaaattgcacgtttttgtagtttaaaattatacataaatataagtttatagatcatatagtag
It encodes:
- the LOC142624413 gene encoding uncharacterized protein LOC142624413 isoform X2 — translated: MKNRSILLNTTSKNHLEVWDIDEKLLSHVHVCKGEITSFTVMQHSLIIYIGYSDGNISVLKLDEEPFHIVQMKYTIPLSASHGNVTEVSGDNAVLHILPQPTAESKRVVIIFRDGLISLWDIRESKSIYTTGGNMLQSQYHEAKKVTSACWACPFGSKVVVGYSNGEIFIWSIPSTANPSTEASNRGSQNVPICKLNLGYKTEKNPIASLKWAYADGKASRLYVMGASNSVSVNLLQVVLLNEHTESRTIKLGLHLPEACIDMEIISSSDQSKHKQDCLLLLGISGHVYAYDDCLIEKYLLQCQSRSPPSLPKELMLKMPFVDSSITIAKFITDNQCMISPADEDYIVMGRNIPPLLPSVTKQKDGIQLNSAHFSGFLKIRNLYITGHSDGAINFWDLSCPFLIPVFSLKQQSENDFSLSGIALTALYFDGKSQLLVSGDQSGMVRIFKFKPEPYATESSFISLPGSAKKGNNHIIHSVKLIKINGSVLSMNISCSSRHLAVGSDQGYVSVIDIEGPTLLYQNHIASEICTGVISLEFQNCILHGFEKNVLVVGTKDSSVLTLDSETGNMLNTSRVQPKKPSKALFMQSLDGQDSNAPDLSKRNSLEDAIPKQLVLLCSEKAVYVYSLTHITQGVKKVHYKKKFQTSSCCWASTFDSSSDVNGLILLFTSGEIQIRSLPELSLIKETSIRGFTNCTLKQNSLSDISICTSREGELVMVNGDQEISVISVLLQKENFRLLDTVGHIYRKDLIVSQEGPVCGPIVHKERKKGIFSSVIKDFTGSKAKPLPEVETEDATESIKELYTIFSTANFPSDTEIRDNLVMDDDDIDLDIDDIDLGDLGERPKEQNMLAALNKQKLAGIQAIKGLTGKLKQIKVKNPKGSMKEEQQDEKGGAVDQIKKKYGFSLSGESSAAKMAESKLHDNLRKLQGINSRATEMQDTAKSFSSMAEQVLRTEQHKRS
- the LOC142624413 gene encoding uncharacterized protein LOC142624413 isoform X1; translated protein: MFVKKLVEKAAKKPGGNVDGLKSSEVDPRVVFHYGIPSGSTMFAYDSIQKILAISTKDGQIKLFGKDNTQALLESNEISPSKFLQFMKNRSILLNTTSKNHLEVWDIDEKLLSHVHVCKGEITSFTVMQHSLIIYIGYSDGNISVLKLDEEPFHIVQMKYTIPLSASHGNVTEVSGDNAVLHILPQPTAESKRVVIIFRDGLISLWDIRESKSIYTTGGNMLQSQYHEAKKVTSACWACPFGSKVVVGYSNGEIFIWSIPSTANPSTEASNRGSQNVPICKLNLGYKTEKNPIASLKWAYADGKASRLYVMGASNSVSVNLLQVVLLNEHTESRTIKLGLHLPEACIDMEIISSSDQSKHKQDCLLLLGISGHVYAYDDCLIEKYLLQCQSRSPPSLPKELMLKMPFVDSSITIAKFITDNQCMISPADEDYIVMGRNIPPLLPSVTKQKDGIQLNSAHFSGFLKIRNLYITGHSDGAINFWDLSCPFLIPVFSLKQQSENDFSLSGIALTALYFDGKSQLLVSGDQSGMVRIFKFKPEPYATESSFISLPGSAKKGNNHIIHSVKLIKINGSVLSMNISCSSRHLAVGSDQGYVSVIDIEGPTLLYQNHIASEICTGVISLEFQNCILHGFEKNVLVVGTKDSSVLTLDSETGNMLNTSRVQPKKPSKALFMQSLDGQDSNAPDLSKRNSLEDAIPKQLVLLCSEKAVYVYSLTHITQGVKKVHYKKKFQTSSCCWASTFDSSSDVNGLILLFTSGEIQIRSLPELSLIKETSIRGFTNCTLKQNSLSDISICTSREGELVMVNGDQEISVISVLLQKENFRLLDTVGHIYRKDLIVSQEGPVCGPIVHKERKKGIFSSVIKDFTGSKAKPLPEVETEDATESIKELYTIFSTANFPSDTEIRDNLVMDDDDIDLDIDDIDLGDLGERPKEQNMLAALNKQKLAGIQAIKGLTGKLKQIKVKNPKGSMKEEQQDEKGGAVDQIKKKYGFSLSGESSAAKMAESKLHDNLRKLQGINSRATEMQDTAKSFSSMAEQVLRTEQHKRS